The following are encoded together in the Kutzneria kofuensis genome:
- the kamE gene encoding lysine 5,6-aminomutase subunit beta, with protein MSEKRYVRPYGDTTGDGMVQMSFTLPVPHGPRAEGAAQQLANKMGMDPAMVVHSHAIGSDFTFVVVYGSVSHLVDLDEVKVVEREYPLLSPHEVNSTVKNSLGRKLVVVGACIGTDAHTVGIDAILNIKGFAGEKGLEYYRELRVINLGAQVSVPELVKRARAEKADAVLVSQVVTQRDAHILNTQEMSAAFREAMGSQRPTLVAGGPRFDPLMAGELGVDRVFGRGTTPGEVASYLVHTIAQKGVAA; from the coding sequence GTGAGCGAGAAGCGGTACGTGCGGCCCTACGGCGACACCACCGGCGACGGCATGGTGCAGATGTCGTTCACCCTTCCCGTTCCGCACGGGCCTCGGGCGGAGGGCGCCGCCCAGCAGTTGGCCAACAAGATGGGCATGGACCCCGCGATGGTCGTGCACTCGCACGCCATCGGCTCCGACTTCACCTTCGTCGTCGTGTACGGGTCGGTCAGCCACCTGGTGGACCTCGACGAGGTGAAGGTGGTGGAGCGGGAGTATCCGCTGCTGTCGCCGCACGAGGTCAACTCCACCGTGAAGAACTCCTTGGGGCGCAAGCTGGTTGTCGTCGGGGCGTGCATCGGGACCGACGCGCACACCGTCGGCATCGACGCCATCCTGAACATCAAGGGCTTCGCCGGGGAGAAGGGCCTGGAGTACTACCGCGAGCTCCGGGTGATCAACCTGGGCGCTCAGGTGTCCGTGCCGGAGCTGGTGAAGCGGGCCCGGGCGGAGAAGGCCGACGCCGTTCTGGTGTCGCAGGTCGTCACCCAGCGGGACGCGCACATCCTCAACACCCAGGAGATGTCCGCCGCCTTCCGTGAGGCCATGGGCTCGCAACGGCCCACGCTCGTCGCCGGCGGCCCCCGCTTCGACCCCCTGATGGCCGGGGAGCTCGGCGTGGACCGGGTTTTCGGCCGGGGCACCACCCCTGGCGAGGTCGCCAGCTATCTCGTGCACACCATCGCGCAGAAGGGCGTTGCAGCGTGA
- the kamD gene encoding lysine 5,6-aminomutase subunit alpha, translating to MTLLDLDPEVTGRARELAARAAEPVIALARAHTTVAVERATLRLAGITGADTTHRAGDVPWVNRVVDTIREQCGLEHGSVLPAFHALREHDLGSLTELAEATAAGQIQFTVPTGKDAARAEKAARTAVAKGLRTVDRNRAQRDKLVSKLGDPPQRPWIYLIVATGDIDEDVVQACNAARAGADIIAVIRSTGQSLLDYVPEGATHHGFAGTYATQENFRIMRAALDDVSKEVGRYVRLTNYASGLCMPEIAVLAGLERLDMMLNDSMYGILFRDINPIRTFVDQRFSRQVHARAGIIINTGEDNYLTTADAVEAAHTVTVSQLLNERFAHEAGLPDELLGLGHAFEINPKVPDSFRLELAHALLARELFPDAPLKWMPPTKHMTGDVFNGYLLDGFFNLAGVLTGQSILLVGMMTEAVVTPFLSDRDLALANVKYVLGAAGNLAEDFRPSPDGFIVKRAKQVLGEAVDLLERIVDDGLLRAIAEGTFGLMKRPADGGKGADGVVAKADGYVNPASELLEAGQ from the coding sequence GTGACGTTGCTGGATCTGGACCCGGAGGTCACCGGGCGGGCGCGGGAGCTGGCGGCGCGGGCGGCGGAGCCGGTGATCGCGCTGGCGCGGGCGCACACGACGGTGGCCGTGGAGCGGGCGACGCTGCGGTTGGCGGGCATCACCGGTGCGGACACCACACATCGGGCGGGTGACGTGCCGTGGGTCAACCGGGTGGTGGACACGATCCGCGAGCAGTGCGGGCTGGAGCACGGGTCGGTGCTACCGGCGTTCCATGCGCTGCGGGAGCACGACCTGGGCTCGCTGACCGAGTTGGCCGAGGCGACAGCCGCCGGGCAGATCCAGTTCACGGTTCCCACCGGCAAGGACGCCGCGCGCGCCGAGAAGGCAGCCAGGACCGCCGTCGCGAAGGGCCTGCGCACGGTCGACCGGAACCGGGCGCAGCGGGACAAACTGGTGTCGAAGCTGGGGGATCCGCCGCAGCGGCCGTGGATCTACCTGATCGTGGCCACCGGTGACATCGACGAGGACGTCGTGCAGGCGTGCAACGCCGCGCGCGCCGGGGCGGACATCATCGCGGTGATCCGGTCGACCGGGCAGTCGCTGCTGGACTACGTGCCGGAGGGCGCCACCCATCACGGCTTCGCCGGCACGTATGCCACGCAGGAGAACTTCCGGATCATGCGGGCGGCGTTGGACGACGTGTCCAAGGAGGTCGGCCGGTACGTGCGGCTGACCAACTACGCGTCGGGCCTGTGCATGCCGGAGATCGCCGTGCTGGCCGGTCTCGAGCGGCTCGACATGATGTTGAACGACTCGATGTACGGGATCCTGTTCCGCGACATCAACCCGATCCGGACGTTCGTGGACCAGCGGTTCTCCCGTCAGGTGCACGCGCGGGCGGGGATCATCATCAACACCGGCGAGGACAACTACCTCACCACCGCCGACGCGGTCGAGGCGGCGCACACCGTCACCGTGTCGCAGCTGTTGAACGAGCGGTTCGCGCACGAGGCCGGGCTGCCGGACGAGCTGCTGGGGCTCGGGCACGCGTTCGAGATCAACCCGAAGGTGCCGGACTCGTTCCGCCTCGAACTGGCGCACGCGTTGCTGGCGCGCGAGTTGTTCCCGGACGCGCCGCTGAAGTGGATGCCGCCGACCAAGCACATGACCGGCGACGTGTTCAACGGCTACCTGCTGGACGGGTTCTTCAACCTGGCCGGTGTCCTCACCGGACAGTCGATCCTGTTGGTGGGCATGATGACCGAGGCGGTGGTGACGCCGTTCCTGTCCGATCGGGACCTGGCGCTGGCCAACGTGAAGTACGTGCTGGGCGCGGCCGGCAACCTGGCCGAGGACTTCCGGCCGTCGCCGGACGGGTTCATCGTCAAGCGGGCCAAGCAGGTGCTGGGGGAGGCGGTGGACCTGCTGGAGCGGATCGTGGACGACGGCCTGCTGCGGGCGATCGCCGAGGGCACGTTCGGGCTGATGAAGCGTCCCGCCGACGGCGGCAAGGGCGCGGACGGTGTGGTGGCCAAGGCCGACGGGTACGTGAACCCGGCGAGTGAGCTGTTGGAGGCGGGCCAGTGA
- a CDS encoding ANTAR domain-containing protein has protein sequence MPRAVRASRDHVPTRSLAQFSEALARAGSLRPLMRLVADRSRTLLGVPAVGVLLHDCTGAPITEGSAADQRFTPLFALQDRPGPSQECYRAGQSVALTYEGAIQEGRSEVAAVMEGCGVAAIEALPLRTHAETSRGETVGALTLFCETQLTSAHRRLRCVVQGMATLGLTAFTLRHDADLATELVERLQDRVRQNAVIAQATGVLAERHRISIAQASELLVTISREYNLPLHQVACDVLTDMEG, from the coding sequence ATGCCCCGGGCGGTACGCGCCTCCCGCGACCACGTCCCCACTCGATCGCTGGCCCAGTTCTCCGAGGCGCTGGCCCGCGCCGGTTCCCTGCGTCCCCTCATGCGCCTGGTGGCCGACAGGTCTCGTACTTTGCTTGGTGTTCCGGCGGTCGGGGTGCTGCTGCACGACTGCACCGGCGCTCCCATCACGGAGGGATCGGCCGCGGATCAGCGGTTCACGCCGCTGTTCGCCCTGCAGGACCGACCCGGGCCGTCCCAGGAGTGCTACCGCGCCGGCCAGTCCGTGGCACTCACCTACGAGGGCGCCATTCAGGAGGGCAGGTCCGAGGTGGCGGCCGTGATGGAAGGCTGCGGGGTTGCCGCCATCGAAGCCCTGCCACTGCGCACGCACGCGGAGACCTCTCGCGGAGAGACCGTTGGCGCGCTGACGCTGTTCTGTGAGACCCAGCTCACGTCAGCACATCGGCGCCTTCGATGCGTGGTGCAGGGCATGGCCACTCTCGGCCTCACGGCATTCACCCTGCGGCACGATGCGGACCTGGCAACGGAACTCGTCGAACGACTCCAGGACAGGGTGCGGCAGAATGCCGTGATCGCGCAGGCCACCGGGGTGCTGGCCGAACGGCACCGCATCAGCATCGCGCAGGCGTCGGAGCTGCTGGTGACGATCTCCCGGGAGTACAACCTGCCCCTGCACCAGGTTGCGTGCGACGTGCTGACCGACATGGAGGGCTGA
- a CDS encoding thymidine kinase: MSEPGSIIDATDALSSVPAAGSRRCAPQTGRIRWYFGPMDCGKSTLALQIDHNQARQGRHGLVLVRHDRSGRPQISSRIGISRQATEVADDADLRQLVRSRWASGQRVDYLVVDEAQFLSTEQVEQLAELADDAQVDVYCFGIATDFRSRMFPGARRLFELADELHPVQVEVLCWCGLQGRFNARVSGGRVLREGDTVMVADTDFADEVRYQVLCRRHFRTGELAAEPVSPAQLSFS, from the coding sequence GTGAGCGAACCCGGATCGATCATCGACGCCACCGACGCGCTGTCCTCGGTGCCCGCGGCGGGCTCGCGCCGCTGCGCCCCGCAGACCGGCCGGATCCGCTGGTACTTCGGGCCGATGGACTGCGGCAAGTCCACGCTGGCCCTGCAGATCGACCACAACCAGGCCCGGCAGGGCCGGCACGGCCTGGTGCTGGTGCGGCACGACCGGTCGGGCCGGCCGCAGATCTCCAGCCGGATCGGCATCAGCCGGCAGGCCACCGAGGTCGCCGACGACGCCGACCTGCGCCAGCTGGTGCGCTCGCGGTGGGCGTCGGGACAGAGGGTGGACTACCTGGTGGTGGACGAGGCGCAGTTCCTGTCCACCGAGCAGGTCGAGCAGTTGGCCGAGCTGGCCGACGACGCGCAGGTGGACGTGTACTGCTTCGGCATCGCCACCGACTTCCGCAGCCGCATGTTCCCCGGCGCGCGGCGGCTGTTCGAGCTGGCCGACGAGCTGCACCCGGTGCAGGTGGAGGTGTTGTGCTGGTGCGGGCTGCAGGGTCGGTTCAACGCCCGGGTCTCGGGCGGCCGGGTGCTGCGCGAGGGCGACACGGTGATGGTGGCCGACACCGATTTCGCCGACGAGGTGCGGTACCAGGTGCTGTGCCGGCGTCACTTCCGGACCGGCGAGCTGGCGGCCGAGCCGGTGTCCCCGGCGCAGCTGAGCTTCAGTTGA
- a CDS encoding polyprenol monophosphomannose synthase: MADQRDSRAELGQVLVVIPTYNERENLGPIVARLQEALPEAHALVVDDGSPDGTGQLADEMAAADERVHVMHRTEKAGLGAAYVAGFGWALDRDYGVIVEMDADGSHAPEDLPRLLDALTDADLALGSRYVPGGRVVNWPKYRELISRGGGFYSRIALGAKIRDITGGFKAFRREVLEKINIQSVASQGYCFQIDLTWRTIEAGFEVVEVPITFTERAIGQSKMSGAIVREALWRVTKWGVRRRLEQVGIIKR, encoded by the coding sequence ATGGCGGACCAGCGGGACAGCCGCGCGGAGCTCGGCCAGGTGCTGGTGGTGATCCCGACCTACAACGAGCGGGAGAACCTGGGCCCCATCGTCGCTCGGCTGCAGGAGGCGCTGCCCGAGGCGCACGCCCTCGTCGTCGACGACGGCAGCCCCGACGGCACCGGCCAGCTCGCCGACGAGATGGCCGCGGCCGACGAGCGGGTGCACGTGATGCACCGCACCGAGAAGGCCGGCCTCGGCGCCGCCTACGTCGCGGGCTTCGGCTGGGCGCTGGACCGCGACTACGGCGTGATCGTCGAGATGGACGCCGACGGCTCGCACGCGCCGGAGGACCTGCCCCGGCTGCTGGACGCCCTCACCGACGCCGACCTGGCGCTGGGCTCCCGCTACGTGCCGGGCGGCCGCGTGGTGAACTGGCCCAAGTACCGGGAGCTGATCTCCCGCGGCGGCGGCTTCTACTCGCGCATCGCGCTGGGCGCGAAGATCCGCGACATCACCGGCGGCTTCAAGGCGTTCCGCCGTGAGGTCCTGGAGAAGATCAACATCCAGTCGGTGGCCTCGCAGGGCTACTGCTTCCAGATCGACCTCACCTGGCGCACCATCGAGGCCGGCTTCGAGGTCGTCGAGGTGCCCATCACCTTCACCGAGCGCGCCATCGGCCAGTCCAAGATGAGCGGCGCCATCGTGCGCGAGGCGCTGTGGCGCGTCACCAAGTGGGGCGTGCGCCGCCGCCTGGAGCAGGTCGGCATCATCAAGCGCTAG
- the kal gene encoding 3-aminobutyryl-CoA ammonia lyase: MSLVEGFSVTHRRYVPYSHAHYGGNLVDGAYGLGMFGDVATELCIRTDGDEGLFAGYDSVQFVAPLRAGDVVEATATLTRIGTRSRGVSFELRVVCRATPDKGASAAEVLSEPIVATRATGTVVVPQA; this comes from the coding sequence GTGAGCTTGGTCGAGGGTTTCTCCGTCACGCACCGGCGGTACGTTCCCTACTCGCATGCGCACTACGGCGGCAACCTCGTCGACGGCGCCTACGGTCTCGGCATGTTCGGCGACGTCGCCACCGAGCTGTGCATCCGCACCGACGGCGACGAGGGCCTGTTCGCCGGCTACGACTCCGTGCAGTTCGTGGCGCCGCTGCGGGCCGGCGACGTCGTCGAGGCCACCGCCACCCTGACCCGCATCGGCACCCGCTCCCGTGGCGTCTCGTTCGAGCTGCGGGTCGTGTGCCGCGCCACCCCCGACAAGGGCGCCTCCGCCGCCGAAGTGCTGTCCGAGCCCATCGTCGCCACCCGCGCGACCGGCACCGTGGTGGTGCCGCAGGCGTGA
- the lnt gene encoding apolipoprotein N-acyltransferase has product MVAPAVTSESDIPLALPSRRRRAVPVLIRAAAALAGGGIFYASYPPRTLWYLAPLAFALLAAALRHRTARGGFLYGLLFGLAFVLPLLQWLQSFLGADFGPFPWVGLSFVVSLYMALAGAAMAVVSKLRGGPVWMAAVFLGSEVLRTYFPFDGFPWGKVAYGQPEGLFLPLAAIGGTMLLGFAVVVTGAGATELIARWRAGDRRRALVLPAVLLVLPVIAGAASWSLVGTDAQAGTRTVAIIQGNAPDDGINLMYDTPILRRNHIAATEKLAADIKAGKVAKPDLVVWPEVATDLEPDPRYDSELSKAISDVGVPFLIGGRLIQNPTTIQNVVQVWDPNTGPGPRYAKQKLVPFAEFIPLRDISAAVTPFVADTRDMIPGTEPGALPVDGTTVGVAICYEVAYDQVVGDAVRDGATMLAVPTNNAWYGPGEMSYQQLAMSRVAAVEYGRAVAVSATSGVSAIVQPDGSVTRQSELYTAATLVATVPLRTTATLATRLGAWPEWAASVAGLAALALAIGSRLRSRSGSRRASTT; this is encoded by the coding sequence GTGGTCGCCCCCGCTGTGACGTCGGAATCCGACATTCCGCTCGCGCTGCCGTCCCGACGTCGCCGCGCAGTCCCCGTGCTGATTCGCGCCGCCGCCGCCCTCGCCGGCGGCGGCATCTTCTACGCCAGCTACCCGCCGCGCACCCTCTGGTACCTGGCGCCGCTGGCGTTCGCGCTGCTCGCGGCCGCCCTTCGCCACCGCACCGCCCGCGGCGGCTTCTTGTACGGCCTGCTGTTCGGCCTGGCGTTCGTGCTGCCGCTGTTGCAGTGGCTGCAGAGCTTCCTCGGCGCGGACTTCGGCCCGTTCCCGTGGGTCGGCCTGTCGTTCGTGGTGTCGCTGTACATGGCGCTGGCCGGCGCGGCGATGGCCGTGGTGAGCAAGCTGCGCGGCGGCCCGGTGTGGATGGCGGCGGTGTTCCTGGGCAGCGAGGTGCTGCGCACGTACTTCCCGTTCGACGGGTTCCCGTGGGGCAAGGTCGCCTACGGCCAGCCCGAGGGCCTGTTCCTGCCGCTGGCCGCGATCGGCGGCACGATGCTGCTCGGCTTCGCCGTCGTCGTCACGGGCGCCGGCGCCACCGAGCTGATCGCCCGCTGGCGGGCCGGCGACCGCCGCCGCGCCCTGGTGCTGCCGGCCGTGCTGCTCGTGCTGCCGGTGATCGCCGGCGCGGCGAGCTGGTCGCTGGTCGGCACCGACGCCCAGGCCGGCACCCGCACGGTCGCGATCATCCAGGGCAACGCCCCCGACGACGGCATCAACCTGATGTACGACACGCCGATCCTGCGCCGCAACCACATCGCCGCCACCGAGAAGCTGGCCGCCGACATCAAGGCCGGCAAGGTCGCCAAGCCCGACCTCGTGGTGTGGCCGGAGGTCGCCACCGACCTGGAGCCCGATCCCCGCTACGACAGCGAGCTGTCCAAGGCCATCTCCGACGTCGGCGTGCCGTTCCTGATCGGCGGCCGGCTCATCCAGAACCCCACCACCATCCAGAACGTGGTGCAGGTGTGGGACCCGAACACCGGCCCCGGCCCCCGCTACGCCAAGCAGAAGCTGGTGCCGTTCGCCGAGTTCATCCCGCTGCGCGACATCTCCGCGGCGGTGACGCCGTTCGTGGCCGACACCCGGGACATGATCCCCGGCACCGAGCCCGGCGCCCTGCCGGTCGACGGCACGACCGTCGGCGTCGCGATCTGCTACGAGGTCGCCTACGACCAGGTGGTCGGCGACGCCGTCCGCGACGGTGCGACAATGCTCGCCGTCCCCACCAACAATGCCTGGTACGGGCCTGGCGAGATGAGCTACCAGCAGCTGGCCATGTCCAGGGTCGCGGCGGTGGAGTACGGCCGCGCGGTGGCGGTCTCGGCGACCAGCGGGGTGAGCGCCATCGTCCAGCCCGACGGATCGGTCACCCGGCAGAGTGAGCTGTACACGGCGGCGACGCTGGTGGCGACGGTGCCGCTGCGCACGACCGCTACGCTGGCCACCCGGCTCGGCGCCTGGCCCGAATGGGCGGCGTCGGTGGCCGGTCTGGCGGCACTGGCACTGGCGATCGGCTCACGCCTGCGGAGTCGGTCCGGCAGCCGCCGCGCCAGCACGACCTGA
- a CDS encoding amidohydrolase, producing MQTTLLVGGRIYSSASPDATAMAVADGTVVWVGQDTPGVALYGDSAEVVHLDGAFVAPAFVDAHVHATSAGLLLTGVDLTAAASIADVLSAVRSAPGAAVWGHGWDETRFAEGRAPSRAELDEAADGRPVYLSRIDVHSALASSALIAFAPKARDCDGWSESGPLSRAAHHEVRRAAKDAVSPAQRRQAQEAFLALAASRGVASVHECAGPDISSADDLTELLALGTGPQVVGYWGELGGVETAKALGARGAAGDLFVDGALGSRTAALCSPYVDDPGNSGALYLDAAAIAEHVLACTAAGLQAGFHVIGDAAVAEVIAGFELAEKQVGAPELAACRHRLEHVEMVTAEQAARLASWGVVASVQPLFDATWGGPDGMYVQRLGAERGTRLNPFSQLAASGALLALGSDTPVTPVDPWETVRAAVHHRTDGFGVSPRAAFTAHTRGGWRAAGVDDGVTGTLVPGAPATYAVWRADELVVGASDSRVQRWSTDPRSRVPALPVLEPGAALPECLRTVLGGRVIYEREGALG from the coding sequence GTGCAGACAACCCTGTTGGTCGGCGGCCGGATCTACTCCTCGGCGTCCCCGGACGCGACCGCGATGGCGGTGGCGGACGGGACCGTGGTGTGGGTGGGTCAGGACACGCCTGGTGTCGCGTTGTACGGCGACAGCGCCGAGGTCGTGCATCTGGACGGGGCGTTCGTGGCGCCGGCGTTCGTGGATGCGCACGTGCACGCGACGTCGGCGGGGTTGTTGCTGACCGGGGTGGACCTGACCGCCGCCGCTTCCATCGCGGACGTGCTGTCGGCGGTTCGGTCCGCGCCGGGGGCGGCGGTGTGGGGGCACGGTTGGGACGAGACGCGGTTCGCCGAGGGCCGTGCGCCGTCGCGCGCGGAACTGGACGAGGCGGCTGATGGCCGTCCGGTGTACTTGTCCCGTATCGACGTGCACTCAGCGTTGGCGTCCTCCGCGCTGATCGCCTTTGCGCCCAAGGCCCGTGACTGTGATGGCTGGTCGGAGTCGGGCCCGTTGTCGCGGGCGGCGCATCACGAGGTGCGGCGTGCGGCGAAGGATGCGGTGTCGCCGGCGCAGCGGCGGCAGGCGCAGGAGGCGTTCCTGGCGCTGGCGGCGTCGCGTGGCGTGGCGAGCGTGCACGAGTGCGCTGGGCCGGACATCTCCAGCGCCGACGACCTGACGGAGCTGCTCGCCCTCGGCACGGGCCCGCAGGTTGTCGGCTACTGGGGTGAGCTTGGCGGCGTGGAGACCGCGAAGGCGCTCGGCGCTCGCGGCGCCGCCGGCGACCTGTTCGTTGACGGCGCGCTCGGATCGCGGACGGCGGCGTTGTGCTCGCCGTACGTGGACGATCCGGGCAACTCCGGCGCGCTGTACCTGGACGCGGCGGCGATCGCCGAGCACGTGCTGGCGTGCACCGCCGCCGGGCTGCAGGCGGGTTTCCACGTCATCGGTGACGCCGCGGTGGCCGAGGTGATCGCGGGCTTCGAGTTGGCGGAGAAGCAGGTGGGCGCGCCGGAGTTGGCGGCGTGCCGGCACCGGCTGGAGCACGTGGAGATGGTCACCGCCGAGCAGGCCGCGCGGTTGGCGAGCTGGGGCGTGGTGGCGTCGGTGCAGCCGCTGTTCGACGCGACGTGGGGCGGCCCGGACGGCATGTACGTGCAGCGTCTCGGGGCGGAGCGGGGCACGCGGTTGAACCCGTTCTCGCAGCTGGCGGCCTCCGGTGCGCTGTTGGCGCTGGGGTCGGACACGCCCGTGACGCCGGTCGACCCGTGGGAGACCGTCCGTGCGGCGGTGCATCACCGCACTGACGGCTTCGGTGTGTCGCCGCGTGCGGCGTTCACGGCGCACACGCGTGGCGGGTGGCGTGCGGCCGGGGTGGATGACGGCGTGACGGGCACGTTGGTGCCGGGTGCGCCGGCGACGTACGCGGTGTGGCGTGCGGACGAGCTTGTGGTGGGGGCGTCGGACTCGCGGGTGCAGCGGTGGTCGACGGATCCCCGGTCGCGGGTGCCGGCGCTGCCGGTGCTGGAGCCGGGGGCGGCGCTGCCGGAGTGCCTGCGCACGGTGCTGGGCGGTCGGGTGATCTACGAACGGGAAGGGGCGCTTGGGTGA
- the kdd gene encoding L-erythro-3,5-diaminohexanoate dehydrogenase, which yields MAGDVTGSPIGLHRVLAPAGVLPQQADVLDADPSPWPDEVVVAVERLNLDAASYRQLREAHGSGAAVRQAVLDIVAKRGKMQNPVTGSGGMLLGTVSAVGPDSPLGLKVGDRIATLVSLTLTPLRITDGLSRWDGLGEQVPCEGTAVLFGRSIAAVLPEDMPDELALSVLDVCGAPALTDRVVRSKGAKSVCVLGGGGKSGSLSLAAARAAGATRLVALVPTQGEADAVRGTGLADEVVVADARNPVAVAEAVGEPVEVTVVCVDVSGCEHGAILATAPGGTVIFFSMATSFSAAALGAEGVAADVEMLIGNGYVPGHAEFALDLARRTPGVLALFRGRERQTAGS from the coding sequence ATGGCAGGTGACGTGACCGGGTCGCCGATCGGGTTGCACCGGGTGCTGGCGCCCGCGGGCGTGCTGCCGCAGCAGGCCGACGTGCTGGACGCGGATCCGTCGCCGTGGCCGGACGAGGTCGTGGTGGCGGTGGAGCGGTTGAACCTCGACGCCGCGTCGTACCGGCAGTTGAGGGAGGCGCACGGCTCCGGGGCTGCCGTGCGCCAGGCCGTGCTCGACATCGTGGCGAAGCGCGGGAAGATGCAGAACCCGGTGACGGGGTCGGGTGGGATGCTGTTGGGCACGGTGTCGGCGGTCGGTCCCGACTCTCCTCTCGGGTTGAAGGTCGGTGACCGGATCGCGACGTTGGTGTCGTTGACGTTGACGCCGTTGCGGATCACCGATGGTCTGTCGCGGTGGGACGGTCTGGGTGAGCAGGTGCCGTGTGAGGGGACGGCGGTCCTGTTCGGACGGTCGATCGCCGCGGTGTTGCCGGAGGACATGCCCGACGAGTTGGCGTTGTCGGTGTTGGACGTCTGTGGCGCCCCCGCCCTGACGGATCGGGTCGTGCGGTCGAAGGGCGCGAAGTCGGTCTGTGTGCTCGGTGGCGGCGGCAAGTCGGGTTCGCTGTCGCTGGCGGCCGCCCGTGCCGCCGGCGCGACGCGGCTGGTGGCGCTCGTGCCTACCCAGGGCGAGGCGGATGCCGTCCGTGGGACGGGTCTTGCTGACGAGGTCGTGGTTGCCGACGCGCGGAACCCGGTGGCGGTCGCGGAGGCGGTGGGTGAACCGGTCGAGGTGACCGTGGTCTGCGTGGACGTCTCGGGCTGCGAGCACGGGGCGATCCTGGCCACGGCGCCGGGTGGGACTGTGATCTTCTTCTCGATGGCGACGTCGTTCTCCGCGGCCGCGTTGGGGGCCGAGGGGGTGGCGGCGGACGTGGAGATGCTGATCGGCAACGGGTATGTGCCAGGGCATGCGGAGTTCGCGCTGGATCTGGCGCGGCGGACGCCGGGGGTGCTGGCGTTGTTCCGTGGCCGGGAGCGGCAGACTGCCGGGTCGTGA
- a CDS encoding RNA polymerase-binding protein RbpA has product MADRVLRGSRLGAVSYETDRNHDLAPRRSVRYACPKGHDFEVPFSDDAEIPPVWECRLHGLESKIMDGNEPEQKKIKAPRTHWDMLLERRSIPELEELLTERLEELKGRRTRTA; this is encoded by the coding sequence ATGGCCGACCGCGTTCTGCGTGGTAGCCGGCTCGGTGCGGTCAGCTACGAGACCGACCGCAACCACGACCTCGCGCCGCGCCGGTCGGTGCGGTACGCGTGCCCGAAGGGGCACGACTTCGAGGTGCCGTTCTCCGACGACGCCGAGATCCCGCCGGTCTGGGAGTGCCGACTGCACGGCCTTGAGTCGAAGATCATGGACGGCAACGAGCCGGAGCAGAAGAAGATCAAGGCCCCGCGCACGCACTGGGACATGCTGCTGGAGCGCCGCAGCATCCCCGAGCTGGAGGAACTGCTCACCGAGCGCCTCGAGGAGCTCAAGGGCCGCCGGACCCGCACGGCGTGA